CCCAATGCTTGCAGCAATCCAAGCCGAAAACGCTGGAAGTGCGCATTAACGGCAAGCTGAAGCCGGGCGTTACGGCGAAGGACCTCATTCTCGGCGTCATCGCCAAATACGGCACCGACTTTGCGACAGGTTATGTTATCGAGTACACCGGCGAAGCGATTCGTTCCCTGTCGATGGAAGAGCGCATGACCGTGTGCAACATGTCCATCGAAGCGGGCGCAAGAGCGGGCCTGATCGCTCCGGACGAAACGACGTTCAACTTCCTGCGCGGACGTGAGTACGTTCCTCAAGGAGCGGCATTCGATCAAGCGGTGGAGCAGTGGAAGCAGCTCGTTACCGATCCGGGCGCCAGCTACGACCGAGTGGTCGAATTCGATGCGGACTCCTTGATCCCGCAGGTGACCTGGGGCACAAGCCCGGGCATGGGTACCGACATTACGGCGAAAGTGCCGGATCCGAAAAGCTTCGCTACGGAAAACGAACGCAAAGCGGCTGAAAAGGCGCTTGAATATATGGATTTGAAGCCGGGCACACCGATGACGGAAGTCGCTATCGACTACGTGTTTATCGGCTCCTGCACGAACGGCCGGATCGAAGACCTGCGCGCCGCGGCTGCGGTGGCTCAAGGCTATAAGGTTAACCCGAATGTGACGGCAATCGTCGTTCCGGGCTCCGGACGCGTAAAAATACAGGCGGAAAAGGAAGGTTTGGACAAAATCTTCACCGAAGCCGGCTTCGAATGGCGCGATGCAGGCTGCAGCATGTGTCTGGCGATGAATCCGGACGTTCTGCAACCGGGCCAGCGCTGTGCTTCGACGTCCAACCGGAACTTCGAAGGCCGTCAAGGCCGCGGCGGACGCACGCACCTCGTATCTCCGGCGATGGCGGCCGCAGCTGCGATCGAAGGACGTTTCGTCGACGTGCGCGACTGGAAATTCAAAGTAAAGCAAGAAGCTTAAATCATAGATCGTGAGGGGATATAACCATGGAACCATTTAAACAGCATACCGGCCTTGTGGCTCCGGTCGACCGCGTGAACGTGGACACGGACGCGATCATTCCTAAGCAATTTTTGAAGCGCATCGAGCGTTCCGGCTTCGGCCAATTCCTTTTCTTCGAATGGCGCTGGGACGAGAAGGGCAACGTCATTCCTGAATTCAGCCTGAACCAGCCACGCTACCAAGGAGCTTCGGTTCTGCTCTCCCGCGCGAATTTCGGCTGCGGCTCCTCCCGCGAGCACGCTCCGTGGGCGATTCAGGACTACGGCTTCAACGTCGTCATCGCTCCTTCGTTCGCCGACATTTTTTACAACAACTGCTTCAAAAACGGCATTCTGCCGATCAAGCTCAGCGAGGAGCAGGTGGAAGAGCTGTTCCAGCGCACCGCGAAAAACGAAGGCTACAAGCTGACGGTCGATCTGGAGAACAAAAAGATCACTGACGGCCAAGGGCTTGAAATTTCGTTCGATCTCGACGAGCACCGCCGTCAGTTCCTTCTGCAAGGTCTTGACGACATCGGTCTGACGCTCCAGCATCAGGACAAAATTGCGGCGTACGAAGCGGCTCACGCATCCCGGCTCGCCTACAAATAAGCGGAATGTCCCGGCTGTCCCGGGTAGCCTTCACAGGCTTCCTCGGGGCAGCTTTTTTTATTGAGAAAAGCATCGATTTTTGGGGAGTCAACCGCAACTTTTTGGAAAAAAATCGGTCTAATATATCGTCGGATGTTCCCGTTATTTTCAGATTTATGTCTATTTCTGTTCTTTTTTGCATGCCATACATAATCCAGAACTAACAGAGGTGTAAAATGAGGTTTTCATTCGTATTTTTCGCATTGTTCGTGACTTTGTCGATTTTGCTGTTTCCGGTTTCAGCCGGCGCTGCGGTGCAGCCCATACAGCTGTTTTTGAACGGCAAGCAGTTGACTGCGGAGGTGGCGCCGCGCATCGTGAAGGAAGGCACCACAATCGTGCCTGTGCGTATTATCGCGGAAGAGCTTGGCGCCAAGGTGCAGTGGGACGGCGATGCCCGTAAAGTGACCGTGAAAAAAGAGCAGACGAACATCGAACTGAGCATCGATCAGCCTGTAGCGGTCGTGAACAATGCGAAGGTTGCGCTTGAGGCCGCACCGGCGATCGTAGAAGGCAACACGATGCTGCCGCTTCGTTTCGTAAGCGAGCAGCTCGGCGTTAAAGTGACGTGGGACGAGCTTACACGTTCGGTATTTTTGTTCAAAAATGCAGCGTCGGCCTCCGAGCCGCAAAATGCCGACGCATCCGATAAAAGCTCGCAAAATGCGGCCCAGCCGGTCGCGAGCCGTCCCGCTGTTAGCCCGCCGAATGCCGACCAGCCAAATGCGAACAAGCCCAATACCGGGCAACCAAATTCCGGCCAACCGAATACGAATGGACAAAATACGAACTCACAAAATGCCTCTCCGCAAAACGAGCAGCCCTCAGCGAAGCCTATAGAGGCGATCGGCCCGAAGCCGGCGGAGCAGCAAAATCCGCAGAACTTGCCGAATCCGGCGGCGGGCAAACCGGAAACCGGCACGCCGGACAAGCCTGCTGGCTCGGTCGGAAACGGTGTCTCGGACAAGCCTGCAGGCACAACCGGAAACGGGACGGCGGGCGGAGGCGCGGCGACATCCTCCGATGCGGCAGCAAAGCCGGGAACGGCTGCGGGAGCGAAACCTGAGGGTACAAAACCCGCCGAAGAGAAAACGATCGTGACGGTGCAAGGAATCAGCCTGAATGCGGAGCAAATCATCGTCAAAACATCGGCAAACGGAATGAAGCCGAACATCACGAAGCTGAAAAATCCGGACCGCCTCGTCGTCGATTTTCCATATGCCCAGCTTGATCCCTCCCTGAAAGTGAACGCGGACAAGCAGGGGGAAATTGCGGTCGATCACCCGGCCATTCAAAAAATTCGTTACTCCCTATTTTCAACTGAGCCATCTATCGTTAGAATGGTAATAGATTTAAAGAGTAAAATAGTTTTGAAGCCTGCGGATTCCAAGCAGACGAATCAGTTCGTATTTGACGTAAAGCCTGCGCCGAAATATAAAGTTGTCATCGATGCCGGACATGGCGATAAAGACACCGGGGCAGTTTCCGCCACCGGCAGATACGAGAAGGACTTTACGCTCTCTATGGTGACGAAGGTGGCCAACCTGCTGGAAAAAGAGAAGGACATCGAAGTGGTCATGACGCGCAAGGATGATACGTTTCTGGAGCTCGCCGAACGGGTTGCCGTGGCCAATGACGCGGAGGCGGACTTATTTTTATCGATTCATGCGAATAAATTTTCCAATGCAACAATTCGCGGCATTGAAACGTATTATTCCAGAAAGGAAAGCGAATCCTTCGCGAACATCGTTCATCGGCAAGCTTTGGCCGGCACCGGACTTAACGACCGCAGAGTCCGGCAGTCCGATTTTTACGTGATCAAACATACGACGATGCCTGCCGTACTGCTGGAATGCGGCTATTTATCGAACAAGGAAGAAGAATCGCTTTTATATCAGGATGCGTTCCAAAACAAACTTGCCGCATCGATTGTCGCCGCCATCGTAGAGACCCTTAACTCCAATTGAAGGCTATCATCCTAAGCAGGACGGCCCGCGCCAGCGAATGCCGATGCTTACTATTTAGGAGGATTTCGATGCTCAAGAAGATGTACGTCATAGCTGCAGGCGCATGCTTGCTATTTGCGATAACCGGCTGCGGACAAGCCAAAACGGATGGGCACCACCCGGCATCGGGGAACGAATCCCAAGCTGCGCCGGCTCCCGTACAGTCCGAAGCGAAGAAACCGGTTGAAGGAAAGACGCTGAAGGCTTATTTCGGCGATGAAAACGGAGAAAAGCTGATTGAGAAGGAGATCGCCGTTTCCTATAAGCAGGATGAGGACAAGTATTTGGCCGCACTCGGTGCGCTGGCAACATCCTCGGACGCCAAGCTGGTGCCTCTTTGCAAAGGTTTTACGTTCAAGAGCGCAGTACGCTCGGGATCGGCTCTTACCGTCGATTTGTCGATAAGTCCGGAGGCGCGAAAAGGAGCTCCCGGGGAAGAGCTCGTGCTTGAAGCGCTTCGCCGCACGCTGTTTCAGTTTCCGGAAATCGAGATGGTGGACATTTTGGTGGACGGCAAGAAAGCGGAAAGCCTGATGGGGCATATGGACCTTCCTCATCCAATGAAACGTTCCTGAATGCAAATCTATGAAACTATCACTCTAATATCGCCGCTTGGGAGAGGAGCAACATAATGAACAAAAAAAATAAACGCCGCACAAAGCTTGTTGCGAGTGTGCTCACGCTGGCTATGGCCATGGGCAACACGGCGGCTTTCGCAGCCGATACGACGACGCCGGCGGGGTCGACAACCGGTACATCAGCGGGAACGACGACAAACAGCACGTCCACCAACAACAACACGTCGACCAACACGACAAATAGCACCATAAACAGCACGTCGTTAAGCAATACTTCGGTGCGCACTTCTTTTACAGATGTGGTTCCTAACACGTGGTATACGAAACACGTTACGAAGCTGGCCACGCTCGGCATTATCGAGGGATATGCGAACGGTTCCTTTTTGCCCGACAACCAGGTTTCGCAGCAGGACGCGATTATTATGGCAATCCGCATGATGGGCCTGGCCGGTGAAGTGAAAAACGCTTCATACGCGCTGCCCGTTACCGTAGACGATTATGCCAAACCTTACGTAGCGCTCGCCATTGACAAGGGACTCATCAGCGCAGCGGAGGAAACGGAAGGAACGTCCGGCTCCTCCAAAACGGCGTGGGGCTCAAAACCGGCTACCCGTGAATGGGTAGCGAAAATCGTCGTCCGCGCGGCCGGAAAGGAAGTCGAGGCGAAGCAGGTATCGTCTGTGCCTTCATCGTTCCAGGATGCGAAAGAGTTTTCCTCCTGGGCTCTCGGATACATAAATGAAGCCTATTTGCTGAAGATCGTCAACGGCATCGACGATTACAATTTCGGCCCGAAAAATGCGGTTACACGGGCTCAGATGGCGACATTTTTAAGCCGTGCCGACCAATATTTGACCAAGCGCTCCGAACGGGTCATAACGGGCTACGCCGCGGAGATTACCGATAAAAAAATTACGGTGCTCGATGCGAAAGGCCAGTCGTACGATTATACGATCAGCCCGGAAGCAGCGGTGTACAGTGCAAAAAGCGAAAATAAGATCGCCGCATCCGCGATCAAGCAAACCTACGAGGTGTACGTCGTCGCCGTTTCGGGAACGGCCTATTACATCGAGATTACGAACGACCAAGAGCGGATGGAGTCGGCGGAAGGGATACTTTCCGAGTTGTACGTCGACCAAATGATGGTATCGATTATGCAAAACGGCAAAAAGAACCTCCAGCAGCTCGCGGCAAACGTAACGGTAACGGACAAAGACGGGCGGGGGATGAGTCTTGGCTCCATCCCGATCGGAAGTAAGGTGGAGCTGAAGAGAAGCCTGCTTGTGGCGAATTCGAAAATTTCGCAAATTATCGTCAAGGAAGTGCCGATCAACAAAAAAGCCGAAGGTTCCATCGTGAACCCGAAAGACCAGGACGGCCGTATGGTATTCCTTGAGCAATCGAGCGGCAATCAGGAGACGTATGCGGTGTCAAATCGGGTTACCGTAGTGAACGTCGACGGCAGCGTCGGAGAGCTCGGCAAGCTTCGCGCGGGGGATGTTGTCGGATACGAGATCGTAAACAACGAGATCGTGTCGATAAAGGTCCATAAAGCGGCGGACTTCGGCACGAACGTTCAGGGCACGCTTACAAGCGTCAATCAGGACAAAACGATCATCACGATCAACAAAACGGGCAACACGCTGGGCGCATATTATATCGCCGACAATACGATCGTTTCCGTCGAAGGGCTGAGCAACGCCGGGATTTACGATCTGGAGGTTGGCGATCAGCTGTCGCTGGATATTCTCAATGACAAAGTCGTGAAAATTACCGTGACCAACCGATCGGTCAACGATTTGACCTTTGCCGAAATCGTCAACTACGACCCGGACCTCAAGCTGCTTACCGTTGCGCAGGAGAATGGATCGTACAGCGTTTACAAGCTGACGGATTCCACTGTATACAAATCGTTTGATCTCGATACGCCTTACGATACGTTCAAGAAATATTTGGAGAAAGGCACGCATCTTGACATCCGTGCTTCCAAAGATAAGCTGATTTCGGTATCCTTATCGCAAAATATCGACGGAACGGTGACGCAGGTCAACACGAGCGCCGATCCGGACGAAATTACGGTCCGCACAGCCGGCGGGCAAAACCTGAGATTCAATGTGACCTACGGTGCATCCATCGACGTGATCGGCAAAGGGAAAAGCGCTACGCTTTCCGACGTCAAGGTGGGGGATACCGTCAGATTGGCACTCAACCGCGATCAGGATATGGTCAACTCGATCGTTTCGAAGAAATCGGGAATCTACAAGGTACTTGTCATCAATACCGCCGATCGCCAAATCAGCGTGAAAGACGAGACGGGTACACTCTCGACCGTCACGGTGGACAACAATAACAAAATCGTTAAGGCTACGCAAACCGGCGGGACGTTCGAAGATATCGTGCTTGATGAATATGTGAAGATGTCGTTCTACGGAAGCACACTGGAAAAAGTAAACTTGATGAATACGATCCGCGGCAAGGTGACCGGCGTCGACAGCGCTTCGAGTACGGTAACGGTGCAGGACTTCTCCGGTGCAGTTCAAGTCATTCCGGTCGGTAAAAATTTTACTATTAAACTGAACGGAACGACATCCGCGGCGTTGACGAGCGTGAAAACCGGCGACCGTGTCGAAGTGATCAAAGACGGAGGCGACCAGGTGCTCATCAGTGTGGCGCAAGCGACCAAGCGCGTTGTCGCTTCCTACGATTACGTGCTCAATCAGCTTCAGCTTAAATCTACCGCGAATAACGATAAAACGACCTACAACTTCCACGCCAAAGCGTATTTGCACAGTGGAACGAACACGATAGCCCCTAATGCATTTGCCGAAAACGACGAAGTGACGGTTTATGTGCTCGACGACAAGATCATTGAAATTGAAAAATAGTTTCGCTTGCAGCACCTCGGAAGAGGTGCTGCCGTTTTTGCAACGAAATGTTAATTTTAAAAAAATGTTCGCTTTTTGTCGGTTTTAGGCATTGATTACCTTTGCGCTTTTCGTTAAACTTGGATTTAACACCCTTTAAGAAGGGGGACAGGCAATTTGGCAACAACTTCGAAGGTCCGCCACATTCTGGATACGATCGGCGGCATGTTTCCGGACGCTCATTGCGAACTGCATCATTCGAACGCTTTCGAGTTGACTATTGCGGTTTTATTGTCCGCACAATGTACGGATGAGACGGTCAACAAGGTGACAGCTACCCTTTTCCAAAAGTACAAGCGGCCGGAAGATTACTTGGCGGTGCCGCTTGAAGAACTGGAGCAGGATATTCGCAGAATCGGGCTTTTTCGCAATAAGGCGAAGAACATACAAAAGCTTTGTCAAATATTGCTGGACAAGTATAACGGGCAAATTCCCGAATCTCACGAGCAGCTGACCGAGCTGCCCGGCGTCGGACGTAAAACGGCGAATGTGGTCGTGTCCAACGCTTTCGGCGTACCGGCTATCGCAGTCGATACTCATGTAGAGCGAGTGTCCAAACGGCTGGGCCTTGCGGCGGAAGAAGATTCGGTGCTTGAAGTCGAGAAGAAGCTGATGAAAAAGGTGCCGAAGGACGAATGGACTCTCACGCACCACCGGTTGATTTTTTTCGGGCGCTACCATTGCAAGGCGCAAAACCCGCAATGCGGGGTATGTCCGCTTTTGGATATATGCAAAGAAGGAAAAAAACGTATGAAAACCGGAAACAGTAGGAAATCTAATCCATAGAGATGACGAGACAATTGGCAAAGGATGGGAATGGCTTATGAAATGCATATCTGTATATACAAATGATTTTGAAGTATTTTCCGATATTTATGAAAAGGTGCTTGCTACGCCGATCGCCGAAAACGAAGAGAAGCAAGTGGAAGGCGTGACGGTTAACGGCTCCGGCGACGTTCCGGAAAGCTACTTGGACCGTATGAAGGCGAAACCGGATGTCGTGGTGATGAAAGTGAAAAACAAGGACATTACGATTCTTCAGCATGGCGGCGTTTTCGAAATTTTTATCCCGGAACGCGAAAATATGGTACACTAAAAACCGAAGCTTCTTCGGTTTTTTTTTATTTATTTAACCTAGACGTTAGAGAGAGACGGGGAGAGACAAAAGCGAGATGAACAACGTGCTTTACAGCGGGGAACGCATACTGACGGCGCTGCAGAATATAGAGAACAACTTCGAAACGGCAGGCGACCGGGTACAAACGAGAAAAATGCGGCAGCTTCTGGACAAATCGGAAGCGCAGCGAATGTATATCGCGTTTTGCGGGCATTTTTCGGCGGGGAAGTCGAGCATGATCAACAAGCTGTGCGGGCACGAGCTGCTGCCGTCGAGCCCGATCCCGACCAGCGCAAACATCGTCAGCATTGCAAACGGGAAGCCGGAGGCGAGGGTCACCCACAGGTCTTCGGAAGATGGGGAGCATGATGGCGGAGGCGGGCCGCAGGTACATTCGATTCCGCTGGCTGAGCTGGATGCTTACTGCAAAAACGGCACGGATATCGAAACGGTGGAAATCCGCTATCCGATCGATTTTCTCGGCGAGCATGCGGCACTGCTTGACACGCCCGGCATCGACTCGACGGACGATGCGCACCATATGGCGACGGAATCGGCGCTGCATTTGGCGGATGTCGTTTTTTACGTGATGGATTACAATCATGTGCAGTCGGAAATCAACTTTGCATTTACGAAAAAAATGAAGGAACGCGGCAAACCGCTTTATTTGATCATCAATATGATCGACAAACACCGCGAGCAGGAGCTGTCGTTCGAGGAGTACAAAGAAAGCGCGCTGCAAGCTTTCCGCAACTGGCATATCGAGCCGGACGGCGTATTTTATACGTCGGTAAAACAGGAGAACCATCCGTTAAACGATTGGGACCGTCTCCTATGGACGCTAAAGGAGCTGGTCGGACGCGCCCCTCAGCTGACGGAATACAGCCTGTATTCATCGGCCGTTCATCTGGTGAACGAACATGCCAAGGCGATGGCGGACCGCACTGAGGCGGTCAAATCCGCGCTGAGAGACGAGCTCGCCGAAGACGGGGCGGAGGAAGCGCAAGCCGAATACGCGCGTCTGGCGGAGCGGCTGGAGGCGCTGAAGAAGCTTCCGGAGCAAATGAAGGAAGCGATGCGCAAGGAGGCGTCCGGCGTAGCGGAAAACGCCAATATTACGCCCGCGGCGACGCGGGATTTGGCGCACGAGTACCTGCAGAGCCGGAAACCCGGCTTTAAGGTCGGATTTTTCGCCGGGGCGGCAAAAACTGCGAAGGAAATCGAGCGGCGGCTCGAAGCGTTCCACCGCGACTTTACGGAGAAGGTGCACACGCAGCTGGAATGGCATCTTCGCGACGCGCTCAAGAAGCAGTGGAGCGCGTTCGGCTTCCGGTCCGACGATGCGGCGGGCGTCGCCGAAGAGCTGCAAGTGGAAGTGACGCCGGAGTGGCTTGCCGCTCAGGTGAACCCTGCGGCCGGTTTTACCGGCGAGTACACGCTCAACTACAGCCGGCAGATCGCCGCCGAGGCGAAGACGCTCGGCCGCAAGCGCGCGTTTGACGCCGCCGACCGGCTCGCCGAGCTCGCGGCGCAGCTGGGCGCGCCGGAGCGGGCCGCGCTCGAAGCGCAGCTCGCGGCGCTCGAGACGCGGCTTCGCGCAGTGCGCGAGCTCGAGCGGCTCGCGGGCGAGGAGGCCGCGTACCGCGAGCGGCTGCTCGCCGCGCTCGCGCCCGCGCCGCTGCCGCCGGCACTGCCGGACGCGGCCGGCTACCGCGCGCCGGCCCGCGCAGCCGCGGCGCCTGCGCCAAGCGGCGCCGCTCCGGCTGCGCCAGCCGCGCCCGCACGCGCTGCGGCGGAGCCGGCGGGCGCGTCCGCGGCACGGCCGGCGGCCGGCGCGCTCGGCGCGAGCCGGCACCGCGAGCGGCTCGCCCGCGCCGCGGAGCAGCTCGCCGCGGCGGAGCGCGCCATCGCCGGCACGGCGGCGCTCGCGCGCGTCGCGCGGGCGATGCGCGACAAGGCGGAGCGGCTGCGCCAGAGCCGCTTCACGATCGCGCTGTTCGGCGCTTTCAGTGCAGGCAAGTCGTCGTTCGCCAACGCACTGATCGGCGAACGCGTGCTGCCGGTATCGCCGAATCCGACGACGGCGGCGATCAACAAAATCATGCCGCCGGACGCCGATTGGCCGCACGGCAGCGTCAAAGTGAAAATGAAATCGCTCGAAGCGATGACCGAAGATATTTTATACTCGCTGAAGGCGCTTGGAGCCGAAAGCCCGGATCTGACGGCGGCGCTTGCGCAGATTGGCAAGCTTTCCCCGGCACACGTGACCGCCAAAGGCAAACCTCACTTCACGTTTCTGAAGGCGGTCGAGAAGGGCTGGCAAGCGGCGGAGCCGAATTTGGGACGCGAGCTTCGGGTTGGGCTCGAAGAGTTCCGCGAGTACGTAGCGGACGAAAGCAAGTCGTGCTTTGTCGATGTGATCGAGCTGTATTATGCCAATCCGCTGACCGAGCAGGGGATTGTGTTCGTCGATACGCCGGGGGCCGATTCGATCAACGCGCGGCATACCGGAGTTGCGTTCAATTACATTAAAAACGCCGACGCCATTTTGTTCGTCACTTATTACAATCACGCGTTCTCTCAGGCGGACCGGGAATTTTTGCTGCAGCTCGGACGGGTGAAGGACAGCTTTGAAATGGATAAAATGTTTTTTATCGTCAATGCGGCGGATCTTGCTTCCAGCCAGGAGGAGCTGGACGGCGTCGTCGGACACGTCGAAGCGAACCTGCTGACGCACGGCATCCGTCATCCGCGCATTTTCCCGATTTCCAGCCAAATGGCCCTGGAAGGAAAGCTTGCGGGGGACGGCGCCCTTGCCGAGCAATCCGGCATTACGGCGTTTGAGCGCGATTTCGTCAAGTTTTCGCTGGAGGAGCTGACCGATATCGCCGTCCGTTCCGCGCAGCAGGAAATTAAACGCGCGGCTGACGTGATGGGGCAGTGGATCGCCGAGGCGCGGTCCGACGCGGAGGAGCGGCAGCGCAAGGCGGCTTCGCTGCGCAGCGCCCGGCAGGAAGCGGAGCGGCTTCTGCGGCAAACCGATGCGGCGAACGACGAGAAGGAACTGGCCAAGGAAATCGACGAGCTGCTCTATTACGTGAAGCAGCGAACCTCCTTCCGGTTCGGCGAGCTGTTTAATATCGCGTTTAATCCGTCCGTCTTCCGGGAGGACCGGGGCGATGTCAGAACGCTTATGCAGACGGCTTGGGACGATCTGACGGGCATGATTGCCTTTGACCTGTCCCAGGAATCGCTCGCGACGACGCTGCGAATCGAAAACAAAATGAACGAGCTCGCCCGCGCGCGTTATGCGGAATGGGAGCGGGAAATCGCCGGGCGGGTGGACGCCTATGAGGCGGACAGCTACGAGAGCGCGAAGTTTGCGACGCCGGAGCTGAATCAGAAGCTGTCGGCGGACGACGTTTCGGGCAAATGGCTGGCAGGCTTTTTCAAAAATGCCAAAACGTTTTTCGAAGGGGACGGCAAAGCGAAGCTGAAAGGGGAGCTGGAGGCCAGGCTAACCGAACCGATCAACCGCTACGCTGCGATGCAGGCCGAGGCGCTTAAACAAGCTTACTTAAGCGAATACCGGCAATGGTTCCAGCAGCTGCGAGAGCGGCATATCGTATCGCTGGAGGAACATGTCGAAGGCTTGACCGCCGCGCTTGAAATGAAGCTGAACGAGCAGGAGCTGGAGACGCGCAAGGCGGAGCTGCTCGGTCTGCTTGGATAGGCATTGCAAAGGCCGGACAACGCGAAAAATTAATTATACCGATATTTTCAGGCTGCCAAAAACCTTGATTTCATGCGGTTTCGGCAGCCTATTTGCGCCGTTTTCATGAAAGGGCTTTCTTTGGCAACATTCGGCACCATTTGGATGAATTAGTTGGATTGTTTCTCCATTTTGTGAGCATATCGGGTTAAATGTGGCGAAACCGTGAATTATCGGAAACGGCGCTGTTGCCGCTTGCGGTGGTTGGTGTTAAGATTCATAAAAACGCTTGCAGAGCGCGCGGGAATTTCGACGCTCCGAAGGTAAGAAGGCTTTTGAAAAGCCGTCTTTTTTGCTTTTTAGGCGGTTTTTCGGGCGAAAGCCGCCCGCGTTTCTCACAACAACTGGGAGGTAGTCATGGAAGTATTCAGGCAGCTGAAGGAGTTTTACTGGCCGGAGAGGCGATTTTTGTATGCCGCT
The window above is part of the Paenibacillus hamazuiensis genome. Proteins encoded here:
- the leuC gene encoding 3-isopropylmalate dehydratase large subunit, yielding MAKTMFEKIWDNHVIHQEAGKPSIIYIDLHLVHEVTSPQAFEGLRMNGRKVRRPDLTFATMDHNVPTKDRFNITDPISKQQVDTLSKNCADFGVTLFDLNSIDQGVVHVMGPELGLTHPGKTIVCGDSHTSTHGAFGALAFGIGTSEVEHVLATQCLQQSKPKTLEVRINGKLKPGVTAKDLILGVIAKYGTDFATGYVIEYTGEAIRSLSMEERMTVCNMSIEAGARAGLIAPDETTFNFLRGREYVPQGAAFDQAVEQWKQLVTDPGASYDRVVEFDADSLIPQVTWGTSPGMGTDITAKVPDPKSFATENERKAAEKALEYMDLKPGTPMTEVAIDYVFIGSCTNGRIEDLRAAAAVAQGYKVNPNVTAIVVPGSGRVKIQAEKEGLDKIFTEAGFEWRDAGCSMCLAMNPDVLQPGQRCASTSNRNFEGRQGRGGRTHLVSPAMAAAAAIEGRFVDVRDWKFKVKQEA
- the leuD gene encoding 3-isopropylmalate dehydratase small subunit produces the protein MEPFKQHTGLVAPVDRVNVDTDAIIPKQFLKRIERSGFGQFLFFEWRWDEKGNVIPEFSLNQPRYQGASVLLSRANFGCGSSREHAPWAIQDYGFNVVIAPSFADIFYNNCFKNGILPIKLSEEQVEELFQRTAKNEGYKLTVDLENKKITDGQGLEISFDLDEHRRQFLLQGLDDIGLTLQHQDKIAAYEAAHASRLAYK
- a CDS encoding N-acetylmuramoyl-L-alanine amidase family protein — its product is MRFSFVFFALFVTLSILLFPVSAGAAVQPIQLFLNGKQLTAEVAPRIVKEGTTIVPVRIIAEELGAKVQWDGDARKVTVKKEQTNIELSIDQPVAVVNNAKVALEAAPAIVEGNTMLPLRFVSEQLGVKVTWDELTRSVFLFKNAASASEPQNADASDKSSQNAAQPVASRPAVSPPNADQPNANKPNTGQPNSGQPNTNGQNTNSQNASPQNEQPSAKPIEAIGPKPAEQQNPQNLPNPAAGKPETGTPDKPAGSVGNGVSDKPAGTTGNGTAGGGAATSSDAAAKPGTAAGAKPEGTKPAEEKTIVTVQGISLNAEQIIVKTSANGMKPNITKLKNPDRLVVDFPYAQLDPSLKVNADKQGEIAVDHPAIQKIRYSLFSTEPSIVRMVIDLKSKIVLKPADSKQTNQFVFDVKPAPKYKVVIDAGHGDKDTGAVSATGRYEKDFTLSMVTKVANLLEKEKDIEVVMTRKDDTFLELAERVAVANDAEADLFLSIHANKFSNATIRGIETYYSRKESESFANIVHRQALAGTGLNDRRVRQSDFYVIKHTTMPAVLLECGYLSNKEEESLLYQDAFQNKLAASIVAAIVETLNSN
- a CDS encoding GerMN domain-containing protein; protein product: MLKKMYVIAAGACLLFAITGCGQAKTDGHHPASGNESQAAPAPVQSEAKKPVEGKTLKAYFGDENGEKLIEKEIAVSYKQDEDKYLAALGALATSSDAKLVPLCKGFTFKSAVRSGSALTVDLSISPEARKGAPGEELVLEALRRTLFQFPEIEMVDILVDGKKAESLMGHMDLPHPMKRS
- a CDS encoding S-layer homology domain-containing protein gives rise to the protein MNKKNKRRTKLVASVLTLAMAMGNTAAFAADTTTPAGSTTGTSAGTTTNSTSTNNNTSTNTTNSTINSTSLSNTSVRTSFTDVVPNTWYTKHVTKLATLGIIEGYANGSFLPDNQVSQQDAIIMAIRMMGLAGEVKNASYALPVTVDDYAKPYVALAIDKGLISAAEETEGTSGSSKTAWGSKPATREWVAKIVVRAAGKEVEAKQVSSVPSSFQDAKEFSSWALGYINEAYLLKIVNGIDDYNFGPKNAVTRAQMATFLSRADQYLTKRSERVITGYAAEITDKKITVLDAKGQSYDYTISPEAAVYSAKSENKIAASAIKQTYEVYVVAVSGTAYYIEITNDQERMESAEGILSELYVDQMMVSIMQNGKKNLQQLAANVTVTDKDGRGMSLGSIPIGSKVELKRSLLVANSKISQIIVKEVPINKKAEGSIVNPKDQDGRMVFLEQSSGNQETYAVSNRVTVVNVDGSVGELGKLRAGDVVGYEIVNNEIVSIKVHKAADFGTNVQGTLTSVNQDKTIITINKTGNTLGAYYIADNTIVSVEGLSNAGIYDLEVGDQLSLDILNDKVVKITVTNRSVNDLTFAEIVNYDPDLKLLTVAQENGSYSVYKLTDSTVYKSFDLDTPYDTFKKYLEKGTHLDIRASKDKLISVSLSQNIDGTVTQVNTSADPDEITVRTAGGQNLRFNVTYGASIDVIGKGKSATLSDVKVGDTVRLALNRDQDMVNSIVSKKSGIYKVLVINTADRQISVKDETGTLSTVTVDNNNKIVKATQTGGTFEDIVLDEYVKMSFYGSTLEKVNLMNTIRGKVTGVDSASSTVTVQDFSGAVQVIPVGKNFTIKLNGTTSAALTSVKTGDRVEVIKDGGDQVLISVAQATKRVVASYDYVLNQLQLKSTANNDKTTYNFHAKAYLHSGTNTIAPNAFAENDEVTVYVLDDKIIEIEK
- the nth gene encoding endonuclease III, coding for MATTSKVRHILDTIGGMFPDAHCELHHSNAFELTIAVLLSAQCTDETVNKVTATLFQKYKRPEDYLAVPLEELEQDIRRIGLFRNKAKNIQKLCQILLDKYNGQIPESHEQLTELPGVGRKTANVVVSNAFGVPAIAVDTHVERVSKRLGLAAEEDSVLEVEKKLMKKVPKDEWTLTHHRLIFFGRYHCKAQNPQCGVCPLLDICKEGKKRMKTGNSRKSNP
- a CDS encoding NAD/NADP transhydrogenase alpha subunit, with the protein product MKCISVYTNDFEVFSDIYEKVLATPIAENEEKQVEGVTVNGSGDVPESYLDRMKAKPDVVVMKVKNKDITILQHGGVFEIFIPERENMVH